A genomic region of Jeotgalibaca ciconiae contains the following coding sequences:
- the nagA gene encoding N-acetylglucosamine-6-phosphate deacetylase: MNKYIYADTFYLPEKTEGPGYLEISHGTFGRFTTEKPSEDAEVIDYSGKQIAPGLVDTHIHGFKGHDVMDNDVEGLNVIAEGILQGGVTSFLPTTLTASTEQLNDVCQTIGENAATIRGAKIQGIFLEGPFFSEVYKGAQNPKYMGDPSIEKLAKWQELAKGQVKKIAIAPEREGTLEFINYAKENDVYTAIAHTDATYDQCKAAVEHGANIFVHTFNGMRGLHHREPGVVGAAISLKEAFSELICDGHHVHPVSAGIVMDAHGRDKTMFVTDCMRGGGIGDGESTLGEFEVIIKDGAARLKSSGSLAGSVLELIEAVQNVVHWGIATPEEAIKMASIVPAQSVGIDDVCGQIKEGYAADFIVLDNQLKLEKTYLNGEIAYQK, translated from the coding sequence ATGAATAAATATATTTATGCAGATACATTTTATTTGCCAGAAAAAACGGAAGGGCCAGGGTATTTGGAGATTTCTCATGGTACATTTGGCAGGTTTACGACAGAAAAGCCAAGCGAAGACGCAGAAGTCATTGACTATAGTGGTAAACAAATCGCACCGGGGCTGGTAGATACCCACATTCATGGGTTCAAGGGACACGATGTCATGGACAATGATGTAGAAGGATTAAATGTGATTGCAGAAGGAATTCTTCAAGGAGGCGTAACATCTTTCTTGCCTACGACCTTGACTGCTTCTACTGAACAATTGAATGATGTGTGTCAAACCATTGGCGAAAATGCAGCAACCATTCGTGGAGCAAAAATTCAAGGAATTTTCTTAGAAGGACCATTTTTCAGTGAAGTGTACAAAGGGGCGCAAAATCCAAAATATATGGGTGATCCATCCATTGAAAAATTAGCTAAATGGCAGGAGCTTGCAAAAGGGCAAGTCAAAAAAATTGCCATTGCACCAGAGCGAGAAGGAACATTGGAATTCATTAATTACGCAAAAGAGAACGATGTTTATACTGCCATTGCTCATACGGATGCAACTTATGATCAATGTAAAGCTGCCGTTGAGCATGGAGCGAATATCTTCGTACATACATTTAATGGAATGCGGGGATTGCACCATAGAGAACCGGGTGTAGTTGGAGCGGCAATCAGTTTGAAGGAAGCTTTTTCAGAATTGATTTGTGATGGTCATCATGTACATCCTGTTTCTGCAGGAATTGTGATGGATGCTCATGGACGCGACAAGACCATGTTCGTGACCGACTGTATGCGTGGCGGCGGAATCGGTGATGGAGAATCTACACTCGGAGAGTTCGAAGTGATTATTAAAGATGGTGCTGCTCGTTTGAAATCTAGTGGTAGTTTGGCAGGCAGTGTATTGGAATTGATTGAAGCTGTTCAAAATGTTGTTCATTGGGGAATTGCGACGCCAGAAGAAGCGATAAAAATGGCAAGTATTGTGCCGGCACAAAGTGTAGGTATCGATGACGTATGTGGACAAATTAAAGAAGGATATGCTGCTGATTTCATCGTGTTAGATAATCAATTAAAGTTGGAAAAAACATATTTAAACGGAGAAATTGCTTATCAAAAATAA
- a CDS encoding galactokinase produces MEQLKNLKEAFQGHFQTTATHSFFSPGRINLIGEHTDYNGGHVFPCPITLGTYAVVAKNNTGSVRLFSENFPETGVITFQLDDLAFRKEDSWANYVKGMAKYLKEDGHKIEEGLDILIEGNIPNASGLSSSASLELLAGIIFETMADLKLDRLDLVKTGKRVENEFFGLNSGIMDQFAVGIGEKDYALLLDTNTLKYEKIPVKLDQYVIVIMNTKKRRELVDSKYNERLEECQQALAELQTVVDISSLGELDEETFEKHKNVLSSDTLVRRARHAVTENQRTLIAADKLKAGDLQAFGKLLNDSHISLRDDYEVTGTELDTLVEAAWEQEGLLGARMTGAGFGGCAIAIVEQTHTDEFIASVGEKYEAAIGYPAEFYIAEIGDGATEL; encoded by the coding sequence ATGGAACAATTAAAAAATTTAAAAGAAGCATTTCAAGGTCATTTTCAAACAACTGCAACTCATTCATTTTTTTCGCCGGGGAGAATCAACCTAATTGGCGAACATACAGATTATAATGGCGGTCATGTCTTTCCTTGCCCTATTACATTAGGAACTTATGCAGTTGTCGCAAAAAACAATACAGGGAGCGTACGTTTATTTTCCGAAAACTTTCCGGAAACAGGAGTAATCACCTTCCAGTTAGATGATTTGGCTTTTCGTAAAGAAGATTCTTGGGCAAATTATGTCAAAGGTATGGCGAAATATTTAAAAGAAGATGGCCATAAAATCGAAGAAGGACTGGATATTCTAATCGAAGGAAATATTCCAAACGCTTCTGGTCTTTCTTCCTCGGCTTCACTTGAATTATTAGCGGGTATTATTTTCGAAACTATGGCTGATTTAAAGCTGGACCGCTTAGATTTAGTAAAAACTGGAAAAAGAGTGGAAAATGAATTTTTTGGCTTAAATTCAGGTATCATGGATCAGTTTGCTGTGGGAATCGGCGAAAAGGACTATGCCCTCTTGCTGGATACAAATACATTAAAATACGAAAAAATCCCGGTTAAGTTGGATCAGTATGTCATTGTAATTATGAATACGAAAAAACGCCGCGAATTAGTGGATTCAAAATATAACGAACGTTTAGAGGAATGCCAGCAAGCTTTGGCTGAATTACAAACGGTTGTCGACATCAGTTCATTAGGCGAATTGGATGAGGAGACTTTTGAGAAACATAAAAATGTTCTTTCTTCTGATACATTAGTAAGACGAGCTCGACATGCTGTAACAGAGAATCAACGTACTTTAATTGCTGCTGACAAATTGAAAGCTGGCGATTTACAAGCATTTGGAAAATTATTGAATGACTCACACATTTCTTTGCGTGACGATTACGAAGTGACTGGAACGGAATTAGATACATTGGTTGAAGCAGCTTGGGAGCAAGAGGGTCTTTTAGGTGCTCGCATGACGGGGGCTGGCTTTGGTGGATGCGCGATTGCAATTGTTGAACAAACACATACAGATGAATTTATTGCATCTGTTGGAGAAAAATATGAAGCTGCTATTGGTTATCCAGCTGAATTTTATATTGCTGAAATTGGGGACGGTGCTACTGAATTATGA
- the agaV gene encoding PTS N-acetylgalactosamine transporter subunit IIB has product MPNILLTRIDNRLIHGQVATQWNSSVGSNLILVANDKVAGDKMRQNLMDMAAPSGVATRYFTLEKTIEIIDKAADRQKIFIICENPIDVLKLVEGGVPIKKVNIGNMHMSEGKRQVATSVAVDEADVEAFRKLQEKGVELEIRRVPSMQKEDVSKLFS; this is encoded by the coding sequence ATGCCGAATATATTACTTACACGTATTGATAACCGTCTCATCCACGGACAAGTCGCTACCCAATGGAATTCTTCTGTTGGATCGAATCTGATTTTAGTAGCGAACGATAAAGTTGCGGGAGATAAAATGAGACAGAATCTGATGGATATGGCCGCACCCAGCGGAGTAGCGACTCGTTACTTCACATTGGAAAAGACCATTGAAATAATTGATAAAGCAGCCGACCGTCAAAAGATTTTTATCATTTGTGAAAATCCGATTGACGTTTTAAAACTAGTCGAAGGAGGTGTACCAATCAAGAAAGTCAACATCGGAAATATGCACATGTCAGAAGGGAAGAGACAGGTTGCTACTTCCGTAGCGGTTGACGAAGCCGATGTTGAAGCTTTTCGTAAGTTGCAAGAGAAGGGCGTTGAGTTAGAAATCAGACGCGTACCTTCAATGCAAAAGGAAGATGTGTCGAAATTATTTAGTTAA
- a CDS encoding SIS domain-containing protein has protein sequence MFQLTTEELEKLGAEITVREIKQQPELWQEALDYYQNETERIQDFINKIKENHSRTRVIFTGAGSSAYVGDTVLPYLKEVADETAFDFQAVPTTNIVSNPKSYFKKEIPTLLVSFARSGNSPESLASVQLGQKLVDNFYQITITCAPEGKLAQKAAGDSSNLLLLMPEKSNDQGFAMTGSFTCMTLTATLVFDPLSIEKKAAHVKDMIEMAKQILDREEEIQEVVDQDYNRVIYLGSGPLAGVSREVQLKILELTAGKVATAFDTSLGFRHGPKSFIDEKSLAFLFVSNDEYTRQYDLDMLEELNADKIANTVYSIEVSQENNFSGTSFSFDTKYQELPDAYLALPYTVFGQVVSLLTALKVENKPDNPSPTGTVNRVVKGVIIHENLPE, from the coding sequence ATGTTTCAACTAACAACTGAAGAATTAGAAAAATTAGGTGCAGAGATAACGGTCAGAGAAATCAAACAACAGCCAGAATTATGGCAAGAAGCATTGGATTATTACCAAAATGAGACAGAACGGATTCAAGATTTTATCAACAAAATAAAAGAAAATCATTCACGGACAAGAGTTATCTTTACCGGTGCGGGGAGTTCTGCTTATGTAGGCGACACAGTTTTACCTTATTTAAAAGAGGTTGCTGATGAAACGGCATTTGATTTTCAAGCAGTTCCAACCACAAATATTGTTTCAAACCCAAAGAGTTACTTCAAAAAAGAAATCCCAACGCTTTTAGTGTCATTTGCTCGCAGCGGAAATAGTCCAGAAAGTCTTGCAAGTGTTCAATTGGGTCAAAAATTAGTGGATAATTTTTATCAAATCACAATTACCTGTGCGCCTGAAGGAAAGTTGGCACAAAAAGCGGCGGGAGATTCCAGCAATTTACTGTTGTTGATGCCAGAAAAATCTAATGACCAAGGTTTTGCGATGACAGGGAGCTTTACTTGTATGACGCTAACAGCCACACTCGTTTTTGATCCATTATCAATCGAGAAAAAAGCGGCGCATGTTAAAGATATGATTGAGATGGCGAAACAAATACTAGACCGTGAAGAAGAAATCCAAGAGGTTGTCGACCAAGATTATAACCGTGTGATTTATCTTGGATCAGGTCCGCTTGCAGGAGTATCTCGCGAAGTACAATTGAAAATATTAGAGCTGACAGCCGGGAAAGTAGCAACTGCTTTTGACACATCATTAGGATTCCGTCATGGCCCGAAATCATTCATTGACGAAAAATCACTCGCATTTCTATTTGTTTCAAATGATGAGTATACGCGCCAATATGACTTGGATATGTTGGAAGAGTTAAATGCAGACAAAATTGCCAATACGGTTTATAGTATTGAAGTTTCTCAAGAGAACAACTTTTCAGGAACGAGTTTTTCGTTCGATACGAAGTACCAAGAGCTGCCAGATGCATACTTAGCCTTGCCTTACACTGTATTTGGCCAAGTTGTTTCCTTGTTAACAGCTCTTAAGGTGGAAAATAAACCCGATAATCCTAGTCCGACAGGAACAGTGAATCGTGTAGTGAAGGGCGTTATCATCCACGAAAATTTACCGGAATAA
- the yajC gene encoding preprotein translocase subunit YajC, whose amino-acid sequence MSSSFWTAVLASSVVLIVLIILIVIVYYFISKKGMSSRKTHFEDLHNSLAKGQAVIFSNGIYGLVQSVEKDTVDIQVKSGAIMTVSRYAISEIVKK is encoded by the coding sequence ATGAGTAGTTCTTTTTGGACAGCGGTCCTGGCATCTTCAGTTGTATTAATTGTTTTGATTATCCTGATTGTAATCGTTTACTATTTTATAAGCAAAAAAGGAATGTCATCTAGAAAAACGCATTTCGAGGATTTACATAACTCATTAGCGAAAGGACAAGCCGTTATTTTCAGTAATGGTATATACGGACTCGTTCAATCTGTTGAAAAAGATACAGTTGATATCCAAGTAAAATCAGGTGCCATCATGACAGTATCTCGTTATGCGATTTCAGAAATTGTTAAAAAATAA
- a CDS encoding GntR family transcriptional regulator → MKGLLKKNSSTPLYNQLVTVLMDYIKTTLDIDEKMLSEREICVKYDVSRTTVRAALNELEEMGFIYKRHGKGTFVSGLWKEMKDLAESYSFTEQMKKLGKKPTTDIVSFETVHAIPYIADNLGINPGDDVYKLRRLRSADGMKMMVETTFIPTNYFQGLTLSQLESMPLYELYPKTYKQEIKYADEEFFASVAQKKEADQLDVPVGSACLRIYRTTYNQDNKIIEYTISVARGDQFTYKIRHVKK, encoded by the coding sequence GTGAAGGGATTGCTAAAAAAAAATAGCTCGACTCCTTTATATAATCAACTTGTAACAGTTTTGATGGATTATATAAAAACGACTTTGGATATCGATGAAAAAATGCTGTCTGAGAGAGAAATTTGCGTAAAATACGATGTAAGTCGTACAACTGTTCGAGCAGCGCTAAATGAACTGGAAGAGATGGGATTTATTTATAAACGGCACGGAAAAGGGACTTTTGTTTCAGGGCTTTGGAAAGAAATGAAGGACTTAGCTGAATCATATAGTTTTACGGAACAGATGAAAAAACTAGGAAAAAAACCAACAACCGATATTGTGAGCTTTGAGACAGTTCACGCAATTCCTTACATCGCAGATAATTTAGGGATTAATCCAGGAGATGATGTTTATAAATTAAGGCGGCTGCGCAGTGCGGATGGAATGAAAATGATGGTAGAGACAACCTTTATACCGACAAATTATTTTCAAGGACTGACACTATCACAGTTAGAAAGCATGCCCCTGTATGAACTATATCCAAAGACATATAAACAAGAAATTAAATACGCGGATGAAGAATTTTTTGCATCTGTTGCTCAAAAAAAAGAAGCTGATCAATTAGATGTTCCTGTGGGCTCGGCTTGCTTACGGATTTATCGAACAACCTATAATCAAGATAATAAAATAATTGAATATACAATAAGTGTTGCTCGTGGCGATCAGTTTACATATAAGATCCGTCATGTGAAAAAATAA
- the agaF gene encoding PTS galactosamine/N-acetylgalactosamine transporter subunit IIA: MIGCIVTGHGEFAPGLTRAVEMIAGKQEQFQVVAFQEEEPLESFENNLQQAIETLVKETEGVLIFSDLLGGTPFRSAMVAAAPYENVEVLTGTNLPMLIEIGLLRTFEDDVQALAKKAIETGKEGIQNPQLNISSDEPTEEDEMEGI; encoded by the coding sequence ATGATTGGATGTATCGTAACAGGCCACGGTGAATTTGCACCGGGCCTGACACGTGCAGTCGAAATGATTGCAGGGAAACAAGAACAATTTCAAGTTGTGGCATTTCAAGAAGAAGAGCCGCTTGAAAGCTTTGAAAATAATTTACAACAAGCAATTGAGACGCTGGTAAAAGAAACAGAAGGGGTACTGATCTTTAGTGACTTGTTAGGAGGAACTCCTTTTCGCAGCGCTATGGTAGCAGCGGCACCATATGAAAATGTGGAAGTACTGACAGGAACGAACTTACCGATGTTAATCGAAATTGGTTTATTACGAACATTTGAAGATGATGTCCAAGCGTTAGCAAAAAAAGCAATCGAAACTGGAAAAGAAGGAATCCAAAATCCACAATTGAACATTTCATCGGATGAACCAACAGAGGAAGATGAAATGGAGGGGATTTAA
- a CDS encoding GMP reductase: MKIFDYEDVQLIPNKSIVQSRSECDTSVELGGRTFKMPVVPANMQTILDEELAEKLAENGYFYIMHRFDEAARIPFIEKMHGKGLFASISLGIKDAEFGFVEELVEKDLIPEYITIDVAHGHSDQVIKMIKHVKKIMPSTFLIAGNVGTPEGVRELENAGADATKVGIGPGKVCTTKIKTGFGTGGWQLAAVNWCSKAARKPIIADGGIRTNGDIAKSIRFGATMVMIGSLFAGHTESPGEVKEINGQLFKEYFGSASEYQKGQRKNVEGKKILTPFRGTIVDTLQEMHEDLQSSISYAGGKDIAGIRKCDYVLVKNSIYNGDSSNQAIIEAGRTSYGEGDTIL, translated from the coding sequence ATGAAAATATTTGATTATGAAGACGTACAACTGATACCCAATAAGAGTATCGTGCAAAGTCGTTCAGAATGCGACACCTCTGTGGAGTTAGGTGGACGCACTTTTAAGATGCCTGTGGTTCCTGCTAACATGCAGACAATTCTCGATGAAGAGCTAGCTGAAAAACTAGCTGAAAATGGATACTTCTATATTATGCATCGTTTCGACGAAGCAGCACGTATACCATTCATCGAAAAAATGCATGGAAAAGGATTATTCGCGTCAATCAGTTTAGGTATTAAAGATGCTGAGTTTGGATTTGTAGAAGAATTGGTTGAAAAAGACTTAATTCCGGAATACATAACCATTGATGTGGCACATGGTCATTCAGATCAAGTAATCAAAATGATTAAACATGTGAAAAAAATCATGCCATCTACTTTCCTGATTGCTGGAAATGTTGGTACTCCAGAAGGCGTTCGTGAATTAGAAAATGCTGGTGCAGATGCAACGAAAGTTGGAATTGGACCAGGTAAAGTATGTACAACAAAAATTAAAACAGGCTTTGGTACAGGCGGCTGGCAATTAGCAGCAGTTAACTGGTGTTCAAAAGCAGCACGTAAACCAATCATTGCAGACGGTGGTATCCGAACAAATGGAGATATTGCGAAATCAATCCGTTTTGGTGCAACTATGGTGATGATCGGCTCACTTTTTGCAGGTCACACCGAATCGCCTGGTGAAGTAAAAGAAATTAATGGTCAATTATTCAAAGAATATTTCGGAAGTGCTTCTGAATATCAAAAAGGACAACGTAAGAATGTGGAAGGTAAGAAAATCCTTACACCATTCCGCGGTACAATTGTTGATACACTTCAAGAAATGCATGAAGATTTACAATCTTCCATTTCATATGCTGGTGGGAAAGACATTGCAGGTATCCGTAAATGTGACTATGTATTAGTTAAAAATTCCATTTATAACGGAGACAGCTCCAATCAAGCAATCATCGAAGCAGGCAGAACCTCTTACGGTGAAGGCGACACAATTTTATAA